Within the Telopea speciosissima isolate NSW1024214 ecotype Mountain lineage chromosome 4, Tspe_v1, whole genome shotgun sequence genome, the region aataacaaattatgGTGATGTGGCAATTAGGGCCACGTCAATCAACACAAATTTCAACTCAAGTTGATATCTTCAATTGTAATTGAGTGAGAACCTTCTCAAAAAGAAGCTAAATATCAATCACATGGAAATTTTCAATTCAAAGAGAGTACACAATAGTAATCAGAGTATCATAGACATGCAtcgacatatatatatatatatatatatatatatgagtgaGTAAATTGAATGCATTTAAAATTTGACGCATGACTAATCTAGATCATTGTACTATCTAACAATTAGAATAACAACATGTATCATTTGTCCTTATGGCATAATGAAGCTGGCCATGTTGAGAAACCTCTCAACACACAACTGTACAAATGAGTTTTCCccattttcataattattagggcaaaaaaccttttaaaaataaaagaaaatgttttcttattcttatttttatcGGTTGATGGTGTTTCGAAGAATCCGTCCGATAGGGGACAGGTATTTGAAATCAGTTGCTTCCAACAACATCCGGAGGACTAGAAAACttttttacatattttaattctattttaaTCATATTATTAtttggcaaaagttttcctttcACCAAATGGGGGGGAGGAAGAATCCCCTCACTACTGATGTTAATTGTTAGAAAACTGggataaaaaagaagaggacagaATTATGGCTTGAGTCGAATGAGGTCATTCTGTCCTTAaaacagtatttgcaccctcctattcctgcaaagggttgcagcaaacctacctcccaagataaatcaggttGAACCATtgttagcaaaaacgggaaCGATAATAAAACGGAGTTTTACGGTACAGATTTTAGAaggtaaaaaattgcaaacgTACTGTCaaataaaacggtaaaaaaaaaaagagaacggTAAAAAACGGAAAATGGACGGTAcaggttttaaacgtttatatttcaaaaaaacaccactattctcatataaattgaggaatttttatttgaaatacatgtttCTATTTCCGGTATCCAtgcattgactttgagttgaaggtgatatcatgaaaaatgtagcccttcgagtcatctttacgtcggtgaaagaatcaagccgatcagagttcgggagagagagatatggtcaatTAAGTCCAAAGTCTTAAAAAACGCCAAAAAAGGAGAACGTcttttaaacatgttttaaacgcgtttaaaatgggaatgcttgccgtttgcccttttttaccgtatgtttgggaagcatacggcaaaacgtgtttaaaacggtaaaaaacggGAACGtccgttttaaacgcgtttttgctaacagtggGCTGGACTGTTACtggttgcagagacagtaaccattgtgaagctatcagagatttttttttaatatcctAGACTAAGAGAATTCGTGGCCcgtttataggcccacaaggcctgttcggatgggtcacacccattggctcatatggcttgatCGGACAagtcatgactattgggctgggctttcATGGCTGTACGTGTGGGGTGCAACCCTTGATTAGCCACCGATCCAATGGtcggatcgatcctaagcaccctttgatcaaACACCGTCAATCCTGAAAAGATTAAGGCAACATACTATGACGTGCAAAGTGcaccatcaaagcgccacattgcgcctcatGTATGCGTAAGCGCTCGGACGATCACCGTCCTCGCTCgtaagtgcaccgtacaatctcttctaagcataacatgtgataataataaccaCTAACACAaataaacccaatgagcttttctttcatagccgatgtgggacttaAAAAtcccacatcaatattttgaaaatttccaaCATTGTGACAATGTAATGGGACAAGTCTCATCACAAACTCCCACCCTCATTCGTTTGGGGTTGAAATTACCCCTCTTGGGCATCCAACAGTACGGATGCCCATGTTGAACAGGGTGCTTCAAAAATTGATTCAATAAGGTCTATCATAGACCATCGTGAAAAGAGACTATGTCAATCCAGAGATAGCAACGAGACTACTTTAATAGCCCCTAGATCCTTATCACAGAATTCTGAGTATCAGATCATGTAAGATGAGCATACTGCTGTTTGAGGTGAAATCCTTATTGACTCGAGGCTCTTTGGTTGGTGCAATTTCATGGGCCATTTCAGTCTTTTGCTACCCATGAGACTGTGAGAGATAGTGGTTATGGCTGCCAGAAGACCCATGAGTGAGTCAAGGAAGGGAAACTCGTTCCTTATTATTGTGTATTGAGAAAAGCAATTAGCCCCCTCATCTACATCATTTGAGTTCATTGGACTCTTGAGAAATCAAGTCAAAATCCGAGTCAAACTATACATCGGCATGAGTTGCATATCAAACCACATTGAAGTGATGGAACTGTGCCCCTGAACAAACTTTGGTGTTTACAAACTCATTCTTCCCTGGACTACTCAAGGACTTTTATGCTACAAATTTACCAAAACTAGTACAGGACTACACTACACCACCACATATAATCAGACAAAAGTAAACACAGCCTTTAGAATTTGTGACAATTTTTAGCATCACACCTCATCCATTCCCGTTCCACAAAAACCGCAAGCAGCCACtacgattttatttttttcaggaaaagaaaaaactatataGAGCACACTCTTGCTATTAATGGGTAAAGCTATAGCCAGGAATCCGTACAAACagaatttttcttttataagGATGGAGGAGTTGGAGAATCTTGGGGATAACTTCATTTCTCACTCGTAAAATCTGAGAAGTTAATACATGAGAAAATGGATAAAGAAAATTTGATGACATAGAGAGTTCAGCAAAAATCATTATTAACAAACATTTCTTAAAGCAATAACATAGAGAGATCAGCAATTTGCAATTTCTTTTTAAACTGAATTCCAAAAGTCAGTGGTGGTTAAAGTAATACATGTCTTAGATGCACCAAGGTCTCTAGTACAGGAAATCAACGAGAATTAGAATCCAAATCGAACTTCTCTTCTATTACAAAATGGAGACAATTAGGATGAACCATCAAAAGATTTATCTAATTACATCTTGATCACAGCAAATAGTTGCCACCGTTTTATATTACTTTTCAAATGGAATTCTATTAAGTCCCATGTTTATGCTGACCCACATATTACTATGAATGTTGGCAGCAGTTTACAAGCAACTCTCTTTATGACCATTCACATACAAATTTACTACATGACAAGTAACCTGAATTCCTTCAGCTATTAGTTCAGTAGTGTTAAATGGTTCAGGATATCACCATAACTCTTTTGTTTAAACTATGATTCATCATCTGAATCCCTCACAACCTTGTCTGTTCTTGTTCTTGCCCTCTTGTTTTTGACAACGATATCACAAGCTTCACTTTCAGATCCAGAATCCTCAGCAACCACAGCACCATCAGACTCAGCTGACAAAACCTTATCAGACATACTCTCTTCCTCCTCACATGATTTGTTTTGGGAAGCAATAGCGTTAATTTGGTCAGCTTCATGATTTGGTGGCTCCTCTTCTCTACTTATCTTTTTTGAATCAAGAATCTTAAAATCTCTAGCAGTGCTGCGTTTAGCATGTCTCAACAAATTTATTTTGCTCACCTTGCTAAGCTGGATAAGATATTTTTCATAATCTTCTATCTGGAAGATCAGGTCAGGTATGCATTTATTCTCCCTTTTGATCCTACCAATAATTCCCTTAGCTTGTGCATTCTCCTGTTGACGCTGCAAGTTAATTTAACAGCACCCCATCAACAAGGAAGCCTCAGAGAACTTGGAATAACATTGTAGAGTAAAACAACATAAAATGTCAATGACACTGAAGTGTGTACCTGTTGCATTAGAGCCACAAAGTTATAGAGTGGACCAGTCAACTTTTTGCAGGTTATTTCCGCGAGCTTCTGGAACTTGACTCCAGGTAGAAGCTGTTTGCTCCCTTTGGGAGGAATCCGTAGCTTTGTCAAAGAAGCTAAATGCTTGTAAAACCTTGCAGCCAATCTCAACAATTGCTCTGGGTGAGGATCTGCACATTAAAGTTGCATTTATAAACATCTGCTACACACCCAACACATAAATGTGTTGTGTGCCAGAGAACCTATAAAATGCCTAGAGTCTCAATAACTTGCCATGTGTCATGTTTAAAGGATAAGAACCCACCATTGAAATACTTCACCTTCAACAGATGATGATTGCCACAACCTTGCATTTACTTGAAGGATGAAAAGAGAGAGCACTCCAAAAGGCTCAGAGAATGAAGGAAATTTATTTGGTAAAAAGTACCTAATCATGCCAACTCCTTGCCTAAGCACTCTAttaggtggaccccacctactGCTTGGATCCGGTTCCCCAAATGTGAGACAGTAACCTATGGGGCTGAATAAGACACATTCAAGACCCAAGCTCAGTGTATATCAATGATCTCTTTAGTAAGTGGTCAAATATGACTTGAATTCCAAGCTGATACGCCTAATTGGAGCCCAACTCCTTCCTTCACAAGTATTTGTGGCTCCTTAACTTGCTTGGATTTCTGTGTGCTatggcttcttttttttatatttttggataGGTATTCTATTCTaaggggggagagggagggtcagaaccaggaggcttgaaccTGAGACCTCCTGGTGGGGTGGGGTTTTTACACACCACACTCTACCAACTGTGCTAGGCAGTTGTTCTCAGCTATGGCTTCTTTTTAATAACCACTGAAGTGGGGGGTTTTTTGTGAAAGAAATAATTGGGAGGTCTTAAAACTTTATAAATATGCTTGGGAGGACGGAGGCCCCCTTTCTGGCTTTTGAGTGTTGGTGAGAGAAAGATCATCTTCTATAACAAGAAAAGATCACCTTAATTGGGTCAAAGAGTTGGAATTCTCTCTTAGAGTTGTTCCCATTGATTCCTTCTCCTTTGACGTGGAAGCATTTGTGTCTATCTTCTTCAATTGTGGATGTAACCTTTAACAGATGAACCACATAAAACATTGTGTGTGCACTTCTAACTgttatttcttatttattgCATTCCATTGGTTTGTTGCTCAAATTTCCATAAAACAGAAAAGATTATCTCAATAATAGAAATAAGGTCACTGTATTAAAAGCTTCAGAAATACATTTTACACGCTTTTCAATAAATCAATTCTGGTTTCATGGGGATGCCCTCACAGTATAGAGTACAGAATTGAATCAAAATTCTACCCTTTCATTCTCACAGTTTGTGCAAATGCAAGGCTCTCTTTCAGAACATTGATTTGTATTAAGAGGAAACCATGAAAATTTAAGGTTAGGGATTGATCTTAAGGGTTTCCAATGCAACATTAAGAAGCAAGCGCAAAAACGTTTTTACCAACTTGAACCATTTGGTGTCACAGTTCATATGCACCAATAAAGTCAGCAGGGTGTTAGACCTGACTCTTTAAATGGGTGAAGGCTTTATGTTGGCTGCCAACTTTCCACAGCCACTCCTTTATACAGGCTTCAATGGAATTATATATGTGGCTTGAATCACAAAGGAAAACGATGggatgggaagagagagatgttAAAACATACCCTTGAGATTCATAACCACAAAGAAAGATAACAAGTTCACCAGAGCTTCAGATCTCAGGTACACAGCTTCTTCCAATATTAAGCCAGGCGCCTTTTCTCCATACTGATCAAGACATCTTTGAGTGATGGCAAATGATGCCTTCAGTTTCCTCACAGCCCAATCCAGATCAAGAACAACTGATTCAATTAATTGCAGTAAACTGGAACCTATTGCATTCTTTGTTGAATGATTTATGAGGGGATAAGTTTCAGATTTTTTCACCGGATCACTTTCCCCAGACCCGTTAACTTTTAGCAGCTCTGCAGCCATATCTTGAGCCACAATTAAGTCATTTGGAGGCAAGCTTAAGCAGATGGCAAATGCAACCACACTTTTTGCAGTTTTGGAATTCATTATGGTATTGCTTTTGCAGATATCAATAGCCCAAGCTCCATGATAGTTCCTCAGCTTGCATGGAAGTTTGTTCCCCATCATCAATGTCATATCCAAGAGaacctaaaaataaaatcatatattAAACGATTTTTAGATAAGtataaaaaaatgaagcaaTGTGTCTCCAATCATTATGCATGACTGAAACAGGAAAATTCTAACATGTTTATCAATTACCTCAGATTCTCGAAAAAGTGAAAGTGCAAGAAACTCAAAGCACAAGGGCTTTATACTTTTCTCAATGAACAATTGTCTGTTTTTTGTAAGTTGATCTTCAATCTGCAAGACAAGTTCATGGTCATCATCCAGTCCGGCACCCATGCCATTTTCCAAATTACATCCAGTTGGAGTGACAGAGGCCAAATCCTTAATCAAGTTAGTCAAGTGACAACTCTGGAAACTTAATGTAATTAATTCTTTCAGGCAAATCAAGGATAAATAGATCAATTCTTCTCTGTCTTCCACACTTTTCCTTCCCTtagattcttttttcttttgatccATATCCAACTCTGGCCCCGATTTGAGCAGCCAAACCAATTTAAGTAATGGAGGTCCCAACACTTTGATATCTCCATAGATCAAAGTCTTCAATGGGTCATTATTACTCAGTAATGGGAAAGACTTTACTTGGCGAAGTGAAGCCTTCAAGGCAAACGCTATCAGTTTGGAACAGCTAGTTGATGTTTTGCACGATGGCTTACCATTGTTCTGTGATCCTGTACTGATATTAGAACCAGTGGTTTTAAGTAACTTGAATGCTGTCAATAGTATTTGATAGATACTTGAAGTTGCCAAGAAAGGTATTCTGTCTGGAGACAATGTCATGGGCCCAGAATGATGCCATTCTTTAGTGTTGTGATCAGTCTTAGCCGGTGTATCCTGAACAGCACTTCTAGGGATAACTCTTTTGATACCATTACCATGTTTTGCTGTAAATACTTCCTTTTCCAAAGACTCATACAAGTCAACAAGTTCAAGAAGTTCCTCTTCAAGATTTACTTTTTCTTCATCTGTTGCATTCTCCAACTCAATCGCAATAGCATTTAGCACTACCTCCAGAATTCCTGACAAAATCAAAGCACAGTAGctatccttttcttcttccagaGAGCGAGAGCCTGGATCCTGTGTTTGGCCTAAAAAGTCTGATCTGACAAGGAAGGACAAAACAAGTAAGAAGCAGGAACTTTTATAAAAAGTGCAAGATGTGATCTTCTAGaacaatatttaaaatttttatttcaagattAAAGAGTTCTGATTTTTAGAAAGAACTAGACATTTTAAAATAACAACTCCAAAACACCACCATGATTACTATATATTAAGTTCTTGTGTATATAATATTTTTGTTTAGTGTTCAAGACTATTTTATACCTCCAtaatattttctcttctttttttttttttcacttttctttgaGTCATCCCCTCtacttaataataaaactaaaaaaaatctcccaaaaggtttttctttccaaaaatcctttagaagaaaaaatgaaaccCTCCAAGCTGGAGAGAAGGGATAAGAGAAATTTAACATGAAAAATTCAAGAACCTTCTAAATGGCCATTTCTTAAGAATTTCCGGATCTTCAATAGAGCATTGAAGAATGCCGCAGCAGATAAATTTCTTCCTGCCTGCATAAATTTCAAATAATTGTTTTGAGTACAACCACCCTTTTCTTTCATAGAGCTCATAACACCATTCAACCAGGCTATAGAATACCTCGTTCTCTTGTGTTAGGGAGAAACCAAAACATGCCCATGAATCCTCCATGCAGTGATCAGTTTTTCCATGTTGCTGAAGGATTAGAATCCAGGAGACACAAGATAAAAGGCAATCCAAAGGCTCTTCAAGACAAACTTTGCCATTATCAGATTTAAAGCAACAGCTAAGGGCAAGTCGAAAATCTGGTTCCTGCCAAAACACAGGTTCAACCTCATGAGTGGGATTGAATGGAAAACATTGAATCTTAAATTGCAATATAAGATGCTTACAGAAATAAGCAAacattgatttctatttcttatatcTTTATAGTGGGTGGTTATCAAGCTACAATATAGAACACAATAAATAAACAAGGAGAACAAAAGAATAATTAGATGAATAAAGTTCTAAGCttctaactatttttttttttcaaataattgcTGACTTCATACCTCACAGTAGAAACAACGGAAATGAGGCAAGAGAAAATCAAAGGTAGGCCCAGCTGTGAATGGGTCCTGCAAAACAAGTTTCACAAGTCCCTGGTACATGATCCCTTTAACTCTTGCCTGACCACAACATTCCAACCATAAGGATAAGCAGGATATAAAAGAAGCAAAACATGACAACTAAGTAAAATCTCTGTCCATTGTACAAAGAGCATAATTCACATAGTTTTGCTACTTCTTTTCTCCCAGGGATGGGGTAGTAAAGGATAGTTTCTTCCGAGGAGTTAAAGGGAATTTCGgaacttttttcttctttttcaatccCCGCCTCAGGGGGGGGTGGGCATCCCATAAGAAAAGAAACTCTAAAAAAAGGTAGGGAAAAAAATCAGGTAGAAGTCCTGGAGAGTTTGAAGGAAATCCATGTAACTTGAAAAGAAGCTTGAGTATacattcaaaactcaaaagtcaaTAAATAATAGGATACAAGTAGCTCTATTACCgaaaatcacataaaaatacTCAACAAAGCATAAATAGGGTCACAAATTCACTAATAGTTGCTGTACTATCATAATATGGTGGCAATAGTACTACTGCTTGACATTTCTACAGTACTGAGCCAATACTCTGATCACAATCAGACTTTTCTTTCACATTCTTAAGTTTGAAAGACAATAAAAAGAAGTAACTTCCAGAACTGGCAATTTCATTTTATAATTTCCCAAGTTTCCACACACTAGTTCATTTTGCCaaatttttcaaagaaatgaaaagaaaatgttgAAGAATCAGAGAAAAATACTGTTAATATTTCAATATTTTCAAACTTGCACTGATATATATTCGAAATTAAGGATATCTGTAGTCCCCCAGACTTATTCCTCCCCCTCAAAGAAGTAGGGAAGTAAGGGAAGTTTTTGTGAATTTAACCCAAAGGTGAATACAAGAGCTAAAGAAGAGATATACCATGTGTGTCAGGGGAAAAGTGGGGGATTTGAGGCCTACGTAATAATGCTTCGTATCACATTCCTCAAAGTTCCAGAGAAAATTTCCATGTTTTCTCCCTGATATTCCCCAATATCCGTAAATTTTATATTACCCAAAATATTTCAACCCAAAATTCCTAGACTCCAAATGGTGAAACTATCCATGATTCAAACTTTTGAACCTTCCATGAAACCAGGGATTAGCTACTGTCTTTACCGACTATCTTGTTTCAGTAACCACTATGCCACTAATCATTCTACCATGGGGAAAAGGGATGAaagaaagggaaacaaaaaatgTTTCAAATAAAATCATACCTGCTGAGACAGACATCTCTGCAGTAGACCACTCAGCTCCTGAAAAAGACCCATCTTCATCACACAGGGTAATTCAGCCTGTTGGCTGCAACTGGCTTGGCTGGATGACTCTTGAAAGGAATCTGAGCCATCTCTCTTAGATTGTTTTTCTGCCAAAAGCATATCAATAATGGCATTGATAGCGGCAATACGAactgtttcttctcttctgaaCATAGCCTTCCTCATAACCAAAATCATGTAACTCTGTAGAGTTTGAAGTAGATTAGGCAGTTTGGATATAGTAAGCAGTTCAACATTAAAGGTCTGTCAAAAAAGCAAGTTATTCATGGAAGGGCCCTTTATTTGGGGGATGGGGGGAGGGTGTTAAGAAATTTGAAAGATTACATATGTATGTTCTCTCATCTAAAACATATCTCAGCGGACATTTTGACTGTTTTAGACTATACTTTAGAACTCTCAACAAGGAAAGACACAGAAACAAGAAACAGTATTCATAGaaaacaacatgaaataagatTTAATATTCAATAAAAAGTATATCCCAAGTCCTAACATCTACTTTGAGAATATAgttttcatttgaaaatgtCTTACAAGATAAACTTCAGGGCTTTGCACATGGCCACAGAACCTGATAAAACCAAATAGATGGAAACAAAGACAAGAGGTACAAAGGGCAAAAATTGCACAGGATGACAGGAAACCCATTC harbors:
- the LOC122660559 gene encoding Fanconi anemia group I protein isoform X2, which codes for MTGRVSDSCNSPPPITDMEIVRLAQQHQQTGAALPSYLLSPASHPTIVSFLNSRCDSLTSSLSVTEYVSAIVYLISQTPQNSSLSSLLFSLILSYFRLFYSARIPHDTNSLKTVHLFALHLDRIPRNDLASIVDLLVANLSMIVEPDDAQPLDLIPPSLDFIRSSDEVQRAGDYVYSVLDRIISSNWSKILLVKIVSLLRDFSFIDKGRAREFLEKVFAGMEGVDLQDLPSLVYQLLVLASKGFSKRDVIEGIVHFFGTIMESKTNSIVRQVEGTVLLHVNFAVKQDPSLGQEVLGLVKSDLRAFNHFTVVVLLSVGRVRRLNESSIEILKTAVATSYHDHKFARNCKWLPDILKEEYLQTVQRVEKAVTRAIIEQCKFRILSLKPEQSMPIIKLLGFLVQSYPYPMLEHVTRLKELLDYFTFMHGQVATSLVTTLLPLMKFSTDLQSYMILVMRKAMFRREETVRIAAINAIIDMLLAEKQSKRDGSDSFQESSSQASCSQQAELPCVMKMGLFQELSGLLQRCLSQQARVKGIMYQGLVKLVLQDPFTAGPTFDFLLPHFRCFYCEEPDFRLALSCCFKSDNGKVCLEEPLDCLLSCVSWILILQQHGKTDHCMEDSWACFGFSLTQENEAGRNLSAAAFFNALLKIRKFLRNGHLEDFLGQTQDPGSRSLEEEKDSYCALILSGILEVVLNAIAIELENATDEEKVNLEEELLELVDLYESLEKEVFTAKHGNGIKRVIPRSAVQDTPAKTDHNTKEWHHSGPMTLSPDRIPFLATSSIYQILLTAFKLLKTTGSNISTGSQNNGKPSCKTSTSCSKLIAFALKASLRQVKSFPLLSNNDPLKTLIYGDIKVLGPPLLKLVWLLKSGPELDMDQKKKESKGRKSVEDREELIYLSLICLKELITLSFQSCHLTNLIKDLASVTPTGCNLENGMGAGLDDDHELVLQIEDQLTKNRQLFIEKSIKPLCFEFLALSLFRESEVLLDMTLMMGNKLPCKLRNYHGAWAIDICKSNTIMNSKTAKSVVAFAICLSLPPNDLIVAQDMAAELLKVNGSGESDPVKKSETYPLINHSTKNAIGSSLLQLIESVVLDLDWAVRKLKASFAITQRCLDQYGEKAPGLILEEAVYLRSEALVNLLSFFVVMNLKDPHPEQLLRLAARFYKHLASLTKLRIPPKGSKQLLPGVKFQKLAEITCKKLTGPLYNFVALMQQRQQENAQAKGIIGRIKRENKCIPDLIFQIEDYEKYLIQLSKVSKINLLRHAKRSTARDFKILDSKKISREEEPPNHEADQINAIASQNKSCEEEESMSDKVLSAESDGAVVAEDSGSESEACDIVVKNKRARTRTDKVVRDSDDES
- the LOC122660559 gene encoding Fanconi anemia group I protein homolog isoform X1, with translation MTGRVSDSCNSPPPITDMEIVRLAQQHQQTGAALPSYLLSPASHPTIVSFLNSRCDSLTSSLSVTEYVSAIVYLISQTPQNSSLSSLLFSLILSYFRLFYSARIPHDTNSLKTVHLFALHLDRIPRNDLASIVDLLVANLSMIVEPDDAQPLDLIPPSLDFIRSSDEVQRAGDYVYSVLDRIISSNWSKILLVKIVSLLRDFSFIDKGRAREFLEKVFAGMEGVDLQDLPSLVYQLLVLASKGFSKRDVIEGIVHFFGTIMESKTNSIVRQVEGTVLLHVNFAVKQDPSLGQEVLGLVKSDLRAFNHFTVVVLLSVGRVRRLNESSIEILKTAVATSYHDHKFARNCKWLPDILKEEYLQTVQRVEKAVTRAVNECNHGREHIVPSIVQFGFVLLESVEEGKHEEYGNDCVMGTVELGIQMLKTLFEVHDMARNEIIEQCKFRILSLKPEQSMPIIKLLGFLVQSYPYPMLEHVTRLKELLDYFTFMHGQVATSLVTTLLPLMKFSTDLQSYMILVMRKAMFRREETVRIAAINAIIDMLLAEKQSKRDGSDSFQESSSQASCSQQAELPCVMKMGLFQELSGLLQRCLSQQARVKGIMYQGLVKLVLQDPFTAGPTFDFLLPHFRCFYCEEPDFRLALSCCFKSDNGKVCLEEPLDCLLSCVSWILILQQHGKTDHCMEDSWACFGFSLTQENEAGRNLSAAAFFNALLKIRKFLRNGHLEDFLGQTQDPGSRSLEEEKDSYCALILSGILEVVLNAIAIELENATDEEKVNLEEELLELVDLYESLEKEVFTAKHGNGIKRVIPRSAVQDTPAKTDHNTKEWHHSGPMTLSPDRIPFLATSSIYQILLTAFKLLKTTGSNISTGSQNNGKPSCKTSTSCSKLIAFALKASLRQVKSFPLLSNNDPLKTLIYGDIKVLGPPLLKLVWLLKSGPELDMDQKKKESKGRKSVEDREELIYLSLICLKELITLSFQSCHLTNLIKDLASVTPTGCNLENGMGAGLDDDHELVLQIEDQLTKNRQLFIEKSIKPLCFEFLALSLFRESEVLLDMTLMMGNKLPCKLRNYHGAWAIDICKSNTIMNSKTAKSVVAFAICLSLPPNDLIVAQDMAAELLKVNGSGESDPVKKSETYPLINHSTKNAIGSSLLQLIESVVLDLDWAVRKLKASFAITQRCLDQYGEKAPGLILEEAVYLRSEALVNLLSFFVVMNLKDPHPEQLLRLAARFYKHLASLTKLRIPPKGSKQLLPGVKFQKLAEITCKKLTGPLYNFVALMQQRQQENAQAKGIIGRIKRENKCIPDLIFQIEDYEKYLIQLSKVSKINLLRHAKRSTARDFKILDSKKISREEEPPNHEADQINAIASQNKSCEEEESMSDKVLSAESDGAVVAEDSGSESEACDIVVKNKRARTRTDKVVRDSDDES